A single genomic interval of Anopheles marshallii chromosome 2, idAnoMarsDA_429_01, whole genome shotgun sequence harbors:
- the LOC128718322 gene encoding somatostatin receptor type 2-like codes for MEEGNTTSFLLLGEYDSLTDRNVSAFGIYLADSELNETFIGNFTCPPTDMPTTYYLFMFLYAVVCLVGVLGNTLVIYVVLRFSNMQTVTNMYILNLAIADECFLIGIPFLIATMHMKRWTLGGAMCKAYMVSTSVTQFTSSIFLFIMSADRYIAICHHISSPKYRTPLVSRIVSLLAWLASALIMLPIMIYADVIEQKPNTYSCQILWPETHGHLPGYTFTLYSLILGFVIPLCFIMTFYCLVIRKLRNVGPKTTGKSRGKRRSHRKVTKLVLTVITVYILCWLPYWISQVALITSDFETCSTRLDLILFLLVGCLGYINSAINPILYAYLSENFKKSFLKACTCAARAEVNAQLKLENSVMPKRSRTRTNSDTTQLTTGSKVQHRLLVEPTTTATTTTTAASCVSSRNPSPPPVLPQRNNHLLTVPGTHACASTNGSSNSTYTNHNNNNNNDISATNTNNGNPSSGKSDHTSSSYNANQNLSVPCGNGMDEQLVKLA; via the coding sequence ATGGAGGAGGGAAATACAACGTCATTCCTTCTCCTTGGAGAGTACGATTCATTAACAGACCGAAATGTATCCGCATTCGGCATTTACCTAGCGGATAGTGAGTTAAACGAAACGTTCATTGGCAACTTCACCTGTCCCCCGACGGACATGCCGACGACCTACTATCTGTTCATGTTCCTGTACGCGGTCGTTTGCCTCGTAGGCGTGCTGGGCAACACGCTCGTCATCTATGTGGTGCTCAGGTTTTCCAACATGCAAACGGTTACCAACATGTATATACTAAACCTTGCGATCGCTGACGAATGCTTCCTGATCGGCATTCCGTTCCTTATTGCCACCATGCATATGAAGCGTTGGACATTGGGCGGTGCTATGTGCAAAGCGTACATGGTGAGTACTTCCGTCACGCAGTTCACATCATCGATTTTCCTGTTCATCATGTCCGCCGATCGGTACATTGCCATCTGTCATCACATCTCGTCACCCAAATATCGTACACCGCTGGTATCGCGAATAGTGTCATTGCTGGCGTGGCTCGCTTCCGCTCTGATCATGCTACCGATTATGATCTATGCCGACGTGATAGAACAGAAACCAAACACCTACTCGTGTCAGATACTATGGCCCGAAACACATGGGCATCTCCCGGGTTACACGTTTACCCTATACTCGCTGATACTAGGGTTTGTAATTCCGCTTTGCTTCATCATGACCTTCTACTGTTTGGTGATACGAAAGCTGCGGAATGTGGGTCCCAAAACGACGGGTAAATCTCGCGGAAAACGGCGGTCGCATCGCAAGGTAACGAAACTGGTGCTGACCGTCATCACCGTGTACATCCTCTGCTGGCTACCCTACTGGATATCGCAGGTGGCACTGATCACATCTGACTTCGAAACATGCAGCACAAGGTTGGATCTGATACTGTTCCTACTAGTGGGTTGTCTCGGCTACATTAACTCCGCCATCAATCCGATCCTGTATGCATATCTGAGTGAGAACTTCAAGAAGAGTTTCCTGAAGGCCTGTACCTGTGCAGCACGGGCTGAAGTGAACGCACAGCTGAAGCTGGAGAACAGTGTCATGCCGAAACGCTCACGCACACGTACCAACTCCGACACGACGCAGTTAACTACCGGTTCCAAAGTGCAGCATCGGTTGCTAGTGGAACCGACGACGACCGCCACTACTACCACGACGGCGGCTTCATGTGTTTCATCCAGAAATCCCAGTCCCCCGCCTGTTCTGCCGCAGCGAAATAATCATCTCCTTACCGTACCTGGTACACATGCCTGTGCATCCACCAATGGTAGTAGTAACAGTACTTACACCAaccataacaataacaataataatgatatCAGTGCCACCAATACAAACAATGGCAATCCCAGCAGTGGAAAGAGTGATCATACTAGCAGTTCTTAcaatgcaaatcaaaatttaagCGTTCCGTGTGGAAACGGTATGGACGAGCAACTTGTCAAACTAGCGTAA